Within Leptospira noumeaensis, the genomic segment CCACCAAAGGAAAAATACTAACGCAACTTAGCTGGGAATTTGTAAAAAACGAATACGATGAGACAAATTCTAAACCAAGTTCGAAGGAACCATGTAACTTCAAAAAAGTTTGTATTTCGGACGGACAAATCGGATACATTTGCGAACAATATTTACGAAGCCCTTTAGGTTATCGAGTTGGATTTTCAAAGAAAAAGAGCGCTTGGTCTATGATATTTTTTGTTGAAGGCGGAGATTAATATATATTTTAATTTTAAACAACGAGAGGGATCTTATTCATTTCAATCACCAAGATCCCCTGCTTTTCACTGATCGATCACTCTAATTCCAATTCTTTAAAACAACTCCTTCTCATTTTTAGATTTTCACCTATGATTCGTTAGCCGAAAAAAGACATTTCCGAAAAATCCTAAACCACCAAATGAACATCATAAACTAAACGTTCGAAATTCGAATGATCTTTTTGTTAAATTCTGATTTCAATTGAGTGAAAAAGAAATTAAATTCGAAAAACCAAAGTCTTCTATATCCATTGCAAACAATCATTATAAATCATTCAAAAAATGATTTGCGTTGATTTTAAAATAGAAATTTAAACTTTGTGATAAATTCTGCTATTTGCAGACAATCAAATCTATGAATCAATTAACCGCATGGTCCAAATCAATCCAATTTACACTTGGACTACAGAGCCAGGACGATTCCCTTCCTGATATCAAAGAAATCTTAATTCCAATCCGTAACGGTAATTTACGAACAGATTGTTACTTTCCGAAATCAAAATCTCTCGGTACGATTGTTACAATCAATGGTTTGGCTCCTTTGGGAAACAGAGACCCCAGGTTTATCATTGTCAACAAAAGCCTACAAAAGATTGGTTATACGGTCGTTAGCCCTTTTTATGATGAAATTTGTGACTATAAAATTTCCCTTCGCAATATAGAGGATATTAAAGACTCAATTTTATTTATCTCAAAACAAAAAGAAATTTCACCCTCTGGAAAAGTTTCTATTTTTTCCCCTTCCTTTTCGGGATCACTTAGTCTGATTGCTGCCAGTGACAATCAAATTGCAGACAGGATTAATTGTATTTGTACAATAGGAGCTTATGCAAAAGTCGATGATATTATCGGAAATTTATTTGCTAACCAAAACTTAGATGAATATGGTCGGATGATTCTTTTACTTAACTTTCTCCCAATTTCCATTGGAAAAAATGAAAGTCTTTTTAAGGCCATCAAATTGACCATCTTAGATAATTATTACAAATCCAAAGATCTTTATTTAAAACCTCATTATCAAAAAATGAAAAATGCAGATCGATTGTTTTTTGATCAGCTAAAAAATGATCCAGAATTTAGAATCAAACATTGGAATGTAGTTCTAAAAAAAGGTGGGAAAAATCGTGAATTACTTACGGCATTATCGGTTACAAACCATATCTCCAATTTAAAATTACCAATTTTATTGATTCACGGTTTAAAAGATGATGTTGTGCCTGCAACCGAGTCTGTCATATTACACAAAAGGTTAATCGCACAAGGTGTAGATAGTAAACTATGTGTGACCACTCTCATCTCCCATGGGGATACTGGATTTAATCTAATGACCTTATTGGAGCTTCCGAAATTGATTTCATCTTTTTCTTTCTTTTTTTCAAAAGCCTTTGATCAGAAAAAATAAATCCTATTCCAAACACAGTTATATAGTCAACAGACACCTATTTGATAGAGGAGAATGATCATTTGTTCATTTCAAATGAGTTCACTACCTCTTTCCTAAAATTTGAATTCGTTCTTGGTGACCAGGATATACAAATTTCAGTTGGTTTGTGTTTTCCAAACGTTTTAAATAATCCAAACTTTTTTGATTGAGTTTATGATCAGAAGTAAAAGTCCCTGGTGTTACTCCTTCTTTCCAACCCCACTGCGTATGGCAAGAATCTCCTAATACTAAATGAGCCCCATCTTTGGCTGGAATGAAAAATGCTAAACTTCCTGGCGTATGGCCCGGAACAGAAATCACATAAAAACTTTCATCGCCAAAAAAATCCAAAACACCGATCTCACTTGGTTCTTTACCAAAATCGAGTTGGAATAAATTTGGATTTTCTCCTAACAAACGATTTGTGGATCCTTGAACAAATAAGTTTATGAATTGTTTTTTAGTAACCTCACCTGGACCCACATAAAAAGGCACAGACCGATCCAACTCATAAGCTCCGAGGGTATGATCTAAATGCAAATGAGTGAAAAAGATACCCTTTACATCTATTTTATTTTTACTCAAATAAACTTTGGTTGTTTCGTAGATTTTTAGTTTAGAAAAATGCAATTGAGATTCTACTATGGAATTGATAGGTATCTCATTCTTATCTTTGGTAAAAATGTCACCCACTCCTGAATCGATCAGAAAAGTCCCATACTTCGGGTGTTTGATGAGATAAAAATAAATCGAAATAGGTTCTAAACGATCCTTTAAACCAGCAGCTTTTGCCTTAGGATTCTCCAAATCTAAAAGTCCTGCGAGTGAAGTTTCCCAATCCGCCGCTTTGATTACTTGGAATTCAATCCATGTTTTTGGTTTTGGAGAAAGGGGGATTTCTTCTGTAAGCTTCTCTGCCAAAAATGGTTTCACCTGATGAGAGGTTACCTGGCAAGTTAGGGTCAGAACAATAAGAAAGAAAGTGAATGCTAGGCGTTGGAACACAGTATACCTCCGTCAGCCAAAATCCCAAGATAAAAATTCCCAATGGATTGATCCATCACTTTAGATCTCTCGGGGAATTACTCCCAGGCACAGCCAGAGTTGCTGCCCCATTATCACCTAATATAAATAAAATATTTGAGAACCAATTCCAAAAAGAA encodes:
- a CDS encoding MBL fold metallo-hydrolase, with the protein product MFQRLAFTFFLIVLTLTCQVTSHQVKPFLAEKLTEEIPLSPKPKTWIEFQVIKAADWETSLAGLLDLENPKAKAAGLKDRLEPISIYFYLIKHPKYGTFLIDSGVGDIFTKDKNEIPINSIVESQLHFSKLKIYETTKVYLSKNKIDVKGIFFTHLHLDHTLGAYELDRSVPFYVGPGEVTKKQFINLFVQGSTNRLLGENPNLFQLDFGKEPSEIGVLDFFGDESFYVISVPGHTPGSLAFFIPAKDGAHLVLGDSCHTQWGWKEGVTPGTFTSDHKLNQKSLDYLKRLENTNQLKFVYPGHQERIQILGKR
- a CDS encoding alpha/beta hydrolase codes for the protein MNQLTAWSKSIQFTLGLQSQDDSLPDIKEILIPIRNGNLRTDCYFPKSKSLGTIVTINGLAPLGNRDPRFIIVNKSLQKIGYTVVSPFYDEICDYKISLRNIEDIKDSILFISKQKEISPSGKVSIFSPSFSGSLSLIAASDNQIADRINCICTIGAYAKVDDIIGNLFANQNLDEYGRMILLLNFLPISIGKNESLFKAIKLTILDNYYKSKDLYLKPHYQKMKNADRLFFDQLKNDPEFRIKHWNVVLKKGGKNRELLTALSVTNHISNLKLPILLIHGLKDDVVPATESVILHKRLIAQGVDSKLCVTTLISHGDTGFNLMTLLELPKLISSFSFFFSKAFDQKK